The region GAGATAACTTGTTAGGTTATCTTTTCCATCCAGATTTTATGGGATTATTATCTCATGGATTCAAGGTTGTTTTAATTGGTGTTCGTTATGGCCTCTTGTGCAAAATATTAAACTGATTAACTTATCCATTATTTTCCAGCTTTTTTTAAGTGTTTATTGATAAGCCCTTTTAACTTTTGAGTTGATTTTTGCAGGTTTACAAAAGGTGAAGTGACCTTAATTGAAGGGAAGTCTGCGCCTGTTTTTTGGAGATTGAATTTGGGGCGCTTCAACTCAAAAGGAGTTTTGGCAAATGGCTTTTGGGAGCTTCATCTTCAAACTGCTGGATTTGAAGCTAAATTCAACTTTTTCAGATTTATTTTGATGTAACATTGAACTTTTGGATAAAGTGTACTTTTGGACTTGTTTGTGACATTTTGGATTATGTATTGGCTTTTGGATTAATTATGTAAACTTTTGGAATTATTTGTAATACTTTTAGACTTTAAAATTCAATTATGCAATTAATCATTTTAAGCTTTATCTTACTATTTTATTTAGAAGCTTGTTTGGGCCACAATACAATAACATGGACTTCTAACTTGGTTGCCCCTTAATTATGTTCATCATTGGCTTAAATAGTTATTAAGGAACAACACATACCATAAGCATTAAACATTCAATTTTAACCAAAATGAATCTCAAATGTTATCCATCACCATAATTTCTTCCAACAATTAACCTTAGCTTAACACAAATCCATGTTTTAAAAAAATGCAACTTGAATTTAGATAGGATTGAGATTTTGGCATAAACACTTGGGATGTGAAAATGAGCTAATAACAAGTGATCATAAAAAATAATCATGactcttaatacttactaataagGAAATGGActttggattagtaatgtaaaaatATTTGGACCACACTTTGCAATATTAATTATGGACATGTTTATGTGAATGATCCTTTTTAAAACCAAGAGATCtcatggataaaccaaaatgggCATTGTTAACCAAAAAGTCCCAAAATGCACATACCATCCCATGCTTCAGTAATAGCAAATAAGAGACAAATGCAACAGATGTTTTCTTAAGTCATGTACAAGGGTCTCAATAGATGAAATGTCACTGAAGATTTAATGTCAATAAAGGCTGAGAAACTCTAAGATAGAATTCATGCCTTATGACATCTGGTATTGAATACTGGTGAAAGATTTTTTTcttacccggacaaaattggggtatgacacataacatgcatttcataCCGCATAATGCATAGAATGTCAGTCGAAATAAACTTTTGGATCTACAGCCAAACCAGTTGAATCAAATTATCAAATGCGTATCAAAACAGCGAgtgaaaaatttcaaaattaagcTTACAAACACCAGTTTTATTAGTCTATGTTTCGCGTAATTTAACCTAgtgtgctcgatttattttttGGCTAATTTTTCGGTCACATTTTGGTCCGTTTGAGCGTTTTAACCGAGCgttttccatttcaaaatttaACAAAAACACATATGTTTTCTAGAGGTTTATTTCGCGCTAATAATTTTTGTGCATTAAGTTTAATTTTTTAGGCCCTTTTATACTCggtttttattcattttgagtcattttagttttattttaattcGATCAAAATgttcaaaataaataaatataattttctATGTTTTTATTTCGAATAAATTTTAACTATTTAAACTAATGTAATTTTATTTGATTCAGATTATTTTTTAACACTATTAACACTCATTAAAGGTATTATGGACATTTGATTTTAAAATAAAACCATACTAAATTGGTACAAGTGTAAGTCTGAAATCAGtctaagaggggggggggggggtgaattagaaACCTTGAAATTTTCTTGTTGTAAGGATTATTTTTCTGGTTTATAATGGTGTTTAGGAGAGTGGTAAAGTGCAGAAAAATAATGACACGGAGATTTATcctggttcccttcacaatccgaaggtgCATCCAGTCCCCTTTCCAACAAGAAAGGGATTTCCACTATTTGTTTGGACTTGTACAATGACCAACAAAGACCACCAAGAACAAACTCTTGGATTTCCAACAAAGTCCACttatgagaacaatcctctcaaagTGACTCTCTTGTTTCTAAACAACAAGGAAACCTTCTTAGTGATAAGAGAATAATACTCTCCTATGCACCTCTTACTATCAAACAGGTAAGGATAAAACACTCACTATCTTAATTCCACTAATGCTGGAAAATTAAGATGTGAAGAACAACAAGTGTATAATTTAAATGGAAGTTTGAATAATCTAGAAATATTTGCACATCAATCAAAGGGTTGATCTTCTCCTTTTGGAATAATCAATCTTACAATGTTTATAGAAGTGTTCAAATGATGCATATGAATTTTGGACACTTATCTTTGAAAATAGTAAACAAGGAAAGATTGTGAAAATTAATTTTTAAGGAGGTGATTTGCAATCTGAAATTTTTTAGTTTAAATATCCTTCTATGAACCTCTTTAAACAGGTGCAAACAACCAATGGATGCCATGGTTCATAGAGAAGAAGCATGAATTAAAAATATGAAAAAGTTGCAATTTTTCTACAAAAATTCCCAgtagtaaccggttacccaaaatgtgttaaccggttacattaattgtaacgttaagaaaaattcaaattttaaactgtgtaaccggttaccatgaaagtgttaaccggttacatgctaacaaaatctgcccagaaattgaattttgtttcgggttaaccggttaccccaaaagtgttaaccggttaccactatTGAAAAAAGGAAAAATTGAGAATTTTTAAAAGCTGTAACCATTTTGAAATAAATTCTAAGTGTCCATATCATATAATGCAAGCAACAATCAATTGAACACTTTATATATAAACATTAACTAAGATTAAATTCCAATACCTTTGTGATCAATTTCTCGAGCGACTTTGAGCTATGTATGATTGAAACTTTGTGTGAATTTGCTCTATTGAAGTCTTGATCCATTCTTTGATGATTGACCCTGTACGTGCATcgttgtcttcatcaaaatactaGAGAAGCCAtgtcttcacattctccccctttttgatgatgacaacccgATTCAAAAGACGATTCTTGAAAGAGTCATCGTACTTGATGTTCTAACACGTTTGCTCCCCCTATGATAATGCTCCCCCTAAATTCTTGATTTATTTGGAGACTTTGAAACTTGAGTTCCTGCAAGTTTGTTAGATACATACAATATGTGCTAGAGAatctcttctccccctttgtcattatcGAAAAGGATGGGATAAGACATATTAACAGTTTGGAGATCATGCATATAAAAAGCATATAAAACATCATATAATTAAGAGCCATAATATATTTAAAAGATAtgaattaaaaaaatgaaatttatttttcaaaaaaaaaaacaaaacagcAGCGAGGTAACCGGTTACAGGAAATATGGTAACCGGTTACGTTAAACAAAAAGTAACACAGAAGTCAGAAGCGCTActggttaaccggttaacagaAATGTGGTAACCGGTTATCTGATAGAAAAAAATATGGTAACAAGGAtgtggtaaccggttacttaTTGAAAATTTTGTAAAACATCATTTTTTCTATTCTTTGGTAAGATAATAATGTTTTTTTGCATACCTTTGCCCTGGTTCATCATAAGACAGGTTATGACGAGTTTATATgtcatcttcatccaatattccAAGCTCACTTCGAATTTTGTAAAATGGTTCCTTTGCGAGAGGCTTGGTGAAAATGTCGGCCAGTTGGTTATGAGTATCCACAAATGTAACTTCAACATCCCCTTTGAGCACGTGGTCACGAAGGAAGTGATGACGGATGTCGATATGCTTCGTTCTTGAGTGCATGACTGGATTTTTCGTAatgttgatggcacttgtgttatTACATCTTAGCGGAATACATCCGAGATCTATTCCGAAATCTCGAAGTTGTTGCTTTAGCCAGAGTATCTGAGCACAAGAGCTGCCTGCTGCTATATATTCTGCTTCGGCTGTACTCAGAGCAACACACGCTTGTTTCTTGCATGCCCATGAAACTAGTGCATTTCCGAGAATGTGACATGTTCCACTCGAGCTTTTCCTATCTGTTTTACATCCTGCATAATCCGCGTCAGAGTAACCAATTAAATTGCACatactacctttaggataccataggCCAACATTTGTCGTTCCcttgagatacttcatgattcGTTTGACGGCGGTGATATGTGATTCCTTTGGATTAGCTTGAAAACGagcacagagacatacactaaacattATGTCAAGACGGCTTTCCTTCAAATACAACaaggaaccaatcatacctcgatatttgGTGATATCAATTGAAGTACCGgattcgtcttgatcaacataagttccGGATCCCATAGGGGTAGACATTTGCTTGCAACTATCCATGTTGAATCTTTTCAAGAGTTCTTTGCAATACTTGGATTGATTTATGAAGATACCATCGTCTAGTTGCTTGATTTGTAAGCcgagaaaataattcattttacccatcatggacatctcgaattctccttgcatcattgaGGAGAATTCTTCACACATATCTTTGTTTGTTGATCCGaatatgatatcatcaacgtatactTGTACCAACAATGTGTTATTCTTGATTCTTTTGATGAAGAGAGTTTTGTCAACCttgcctttttcaaaacctttttcacaaAGAAAGTTGCTAAGTCgatcataccaagccctaggcgcttgtttcaatccataaAGAGCCTTTCTTATCTTGAAAACATGCGAGGGATTCTTGAAATCTTCAAAGCCCGGGGGTTGCTTTACGTAAACTTCTTCGTTGATGTagccattaaggaatgcacttttgacatccatttgaaaaaGCTGAAAGTTTAGTAAGCAAGCATAAGCAAGTAAAAGGCGtatagcttctaaccttgctaccggAGCGAATGTTTCTTCGAAATCAATTCCTTCTTCTTGGTTGTAGCCTTGTGCGACCAGCCTTGCTTTGCTTTGTTACGAACTATGATGCCATTTTCGTCAAGTTTGTTTTTGAAGACCCATCGAGTTCCAATGATGTATTTATTGCTAGGTCTCGGAACAggttcccaaacttgatttctttcaaattggaagagttcttcttgcatagcaatGATCCATTGGTCGTCTCCTAAGGCTTCATTAACTTTGGAAGGTTCAATTTGAGAGACAAAAGCCATGTTTAAGCAAGCATCCTTTAAATTCAATCTTGTTGAGACTccttgactaatgtcaccaataatcttgtcgattggatggtctctatgagttctccattcttTAGGTAGATCATTGATGTTTGCGTCTTGTGGATCTTGTTCTTCATGGTGTTCCGGTTGATTTTCATTACCGGATATGAAATCTATCTCTTGAGGAATATCTACTAAATCATCATCATTATCAACAATAATATCCTCCTTggaggggttagtttcatcaaatGATACATGTATAGATTCCTCAATAGTTAAAGTTCTTTTGTTATAAATCCTATAAGCTTTGCTAGAGAGAGAATAACCAAGAAATATACCGTCGGCGGATTTTTCATCGAACTTACCGAGATTATCTTTGTCTATTGAGGACAAAGCATTTGCATCCGAAGATATGAAAGTAGGCTATGTTCGGTTTTCTTCCCTTGAAAGGTTCATAAGGAGTTTTCTTCAAGATAGGTCTAATATTGACTCGATTACTTACAAAGCATGCCGTGCttaccgcatccgcccaaaagtattttggaagattggattcgttaagcattgttcttgcaaggTCAATGAGAAACCTATTCTTTCTATCCACCACTCCATTTTTTTGAGGAGTCCTTGGTGCCGAGAAGTTGTAAGAGATTCCATTTTCATCGCAAAATTCTTCAAAGGAagcattttggaattctccaccatggtcgcttcttatggaggcaatgGTTAGTGACTTCTCATTTTGGatttgctttgcatacttcttAAATGCTTTGAATGCGTCAtttttctgcactaaaaagagagtccaagtgtatctagagaaatcatcaacaatgactaagGCATAAATATTACCTCCGAAGCTccttgttcttgatggaccgaaTAAGTCCATGTGCAGTAGTTGTAATGGCCTTGAAGTGGTCACTACATTTTTGGATTTGAAAGTTGATTTATGTTGTTTCCCTTTTTGGCACGCATCACAAAGTCTatttttgataaacttcatcTTGGGCAAACCAATGACGAGGTCATGCTTGATCAACTTATTCAAATGTTCCATATGAGTATGTGCGAGTCTTTTGTGCCAAAGCCATGAATCGTTGTTGTTTGCCATGAGACACTTTACCTTCAAAGACAGGTCATTAAGGGAAATCATAAAAGTATTGTTAAGGCGTTTACCTTTTAGTTTAACCTCATGTGTGACTTCGTCTTCTATCAAACACTCATCTTTAGTGAACTTGATCTTGAAGCCCTTGTCACATAGTTGGCTAATACTAagaagattgtgctttagtccttcgacataaagaacatctttaatggatgtgaaaggtggtgcACCAACAATGCCTTTGCCAAGAATctttcctttgttgttatctccatatGTAACAAAACCCTTGGCTTTAAGCtttagatttgaaaatttgttgATGTCTCCCGTCATATGCTTGGAACACCCACTATCGAGATACCATAAGTTTGATGTGGATTCCAAGCAAGCCTCATTTACTTCATCATCGGAATGGTGTGAGGCCATTAATGCTAGGTTTTCACTTTCATCACTATCCGAGTCGGATGACAAGCTTATTTCGTTATCTTCCCATGCGACATAAGCCTTTTTGTACTTGTTCTCCTTCTTGCTTTTGAATCCACTTTTCTTAGGTAGTTGAGAACAATCTGGTTTCATGTGGCCTTGCTTAccacattcataacatgttaccTCTTGCATTGAAGTGGAAACTTCTCTTTTCTTGAAGTGTTTCTTTCTTTTCGCATAGAAGGAAGGTTTGTCATTCTTACCGAAAAATTTGCCTAGCCTTTTAACAAGTAACAAGAAGTTTTCATCCTCCTTCGGATTGTCTTCTTTCTCAACATCTTTGGAGTCAACTTTCAGAGTGATGCTTTTGGACTTCTTATCTTGATTCTCATGTTTTTCAAGTCTTCCAAGTTCCGTCTCAtattcttgaagttttccaaacAATGTAGCGGAAGTCATCGTGGATAGACTTTTCTTTTCTGATATTGCCGTCACTTTTGGTTGCCATTCCCTGGTTAAAGATCTAAGCACTTTAAGATTCAATTCATCATTACTTAAAGTCTTACCTAGAGCTTTTAGATGATTTGTGAAGTGCACAAATCTTTTCTGCAAGTCAAGGATGGATTCTCCGGGCTGCATTCTGAACAACTCGTATTCTTGACTCAAGGTATTTAATCTTGATCTTTTAACTTCGGCAGTTCCTTCATGAGTTTCTACCAATGTATCCCATATTTGTTTTGCCGTTGTGCATGCCGAAATGCGAAAGAATTCATCCATGTTGAGTGCACTTTGAAGAAGATTTATTGCCTTTTTATCATAGAGGACCTTCTTCTTATAATCATCATCCCATGAAGTTTTAGGCTTTGATGAACCAACGTCGTTAACAACCGTTGTAGGAACAAAAGGACCATTTTGGACAGCATCCCATATTTCTtctccttgtgcttctaaatgAGCCTTCATCCGAATTTTCCAGAAGTCAAAGTATTCACCACAGAATAGTGGAGGCTTGTTATTGCTACCACCATCTCTGAAGACTAGATTATTATTTGCGGAAGCCATTTTGGATCGTCTAGGAACAGGTTATctataacctgctctgatgccaattgtaagtcTGAAATTAGTctaagagggggggtgaattagaAACCTTGAAATTTTCTTGTTGTAAGGATTATTTTTCTGGTTTATAATGGTGTTTAGGAGAGTGGTAAAGTGAAGAAAAATAATGACACAGAGATTTATCCTGGctcccttcacaatccgaaggtacatccagtCCCCTTTCCAACAAGAAAGAGATTTCCACTATTTGTTTGGACTTGTACAATGACCAACAAAGACCACCAAGAACAAACTCTTGGATTTCCAACAAAGTCCACTTATGAGAATAATCCTCTCAAAGTGACTCTCTTGTTTCTAAACAACAAGGAAACCTTTTTAGTGATAAGAGAACAATCCTCTCCTATGCACCTCTTACTATCAAACAAGTAAGGATAAAACACTCACTATCTTAATTCCACTAATGCTGGAAAAAATTAAGATGTGAAGAACAACAAGTGTATAATTTAAATGGAAGTTTGAATAATCTAGAAATATATGCACATCAATCAAaggattgatcttctccttttgGAATAATCAATCTTACAATGTTTATAGAAGTGTTCAAATGATGCATATGAATTTTGGACACTTATGTTTGAAAATAGTAAACAAAGAAAGATTGTGAAAATTAATTTTTAAGGAGGTGATTTACAATCTGAAAAAGTTTAGTTTAAATATCCTTCTATGAACCACTTTAAACAGGTGCAAACAACCAATGGATGCCATGGTTCATAGAGAAGAAGCATgaattaaaaatataaaaaagttGCAATTTTTCTACAAAAATTCCCAgtagtaaccggttacccaaaatgtgttaaccggttacattaattgtaacgttaagaaaaattcaaattttaaactgtgtaaccggttaccatgaaagtgttaaccggttacatgctaacaaaatctgcccagaaattgaattttgtttcgggttaaccggttaccccaaaagtgttaaccggttaccactatTGAAAAAAGGAAAAATTGAGAATTTTTAAAAGCTGTAACCATTTTGAAATAAATTCTAAGTGTCCATATCATATTATGCATGCAACAATCAATTGAACACTTTATATATAAACATTAACTAAGATTAAATTCCAATACCTTTGTGATCAATTTCTCGAGCGACTTTGAGCTATGTATGATTGAAACTTTGTGTGAATTTGCTCTATTGAAGTCTTGATCCATTCTTTGATGATTGACCCTGTACGTGCATcgttgtcttcatcaaaatactcGAGAAACCATGTCTTCACAATACGTACCCACTTGTTTGCAATGAGGGAGCAGACCACCAATAGAAACACTCGGCGCAACGCAGAGAGTGAAATCAAAATTTTTTACGAAAATTTGAAAAGGGGATCGGCCTCCCTCAAAACAAAAAGCTGAGAAGTGGATTTTTATCTCTCCCTCATTGTCTGCCTCAGCATAACCGTTATTGTTGTGCAATgtcattttttttctttcttcttttcctttttggCTGCTTGTGTTTATTCTTATAGTTTTTGATTTATTATTTTTACTTAGTTTATTTTCTTCATCATAATGGACAGACTTGTTATTTAAAAGAAGTTGAAGAAAAtttactattttatttttattatacCGTCCTAGTCTTGTTCTTAATCATTCATcatcaaataaaaataataaaagttcTAACACTTTTATTTTAACTTAAAGTTATATATAttactttattttgtttatatATATTCTTACCGATTATATCtcccttttattttaacatattatttttttaatttatatacTTATTGTTTGTTctaaattatatatatatatatatatatatatatatatatatatatatatatatatatatatatatatatatatatatatatatatatatatatattacttaTTAGTGTgttaatttaattttatatttttttttattttaattctatttCGATTTCGTAACAATGCGGATTCAATGTGGGTAACGCGTGCATGTGTTGCGTTTTAGCTTTCTACTTTTCGTTTTCTTTGAGTTGATATAAAAACTATAACACTgctataataataataataatgtacTTGATTACTGTTTGGTTTATTATTGCATTGCGATTTTAgagttaaaattcaatttaacttttGAAAATCGTTTGGACGCATTGATTTTTGCTCAacttcttatagagtgattctTACATGAATCCACTCTAAGTTAGTTTTAGAGCTAAATTCAGTTGACTTTTGATTTCGGTTGGTTTATGGTCTTGTGGCTTACTgttgggccttcttacaatgagcaCTTGATCAACACAAGTCGGTTTTTAAAATCTCGTCATTTTAAATCATTTCTCACTTACACGAATCAAACATCGATCAAACATCGAGTGATTTTTCccaaataaaatataatattaaatTTCTTTTT is a window of Lathyrus oleraceus cultivar Zhongwan6 chromosome 6, CAAS_Psat_ZW6_1.0, whole genome shotgun sequence DNA encoding:
- the LOC127095489 gene encoding secreted RxLR effector protein 161-like, whose translation is MDSCKQMSTPMGSGTYVDQDESGTSIDITKYRGMIGSLLYLKESRLDIMFSVCLCARFQANPKESHITAVKRIMKYLKGTTNVGLWYPKGSMCNLIGYSDADYAGCKTDRKSSSGTCHILGNALVSWACKKQACVALSTAEAEYIAAGSSCAQILWLKQQLRDFGIDLGCIPLRCNNTSAINITKNPVMHSRTKHIDIRHHFLRDHVLKGDVEVTFVDTHNQLADIFTKPLAKEPFYKIRSELGILDEDDI